One Candidatus Kapaibacterium sp. genomic window carries:
- a CDS encoding Na/Pi symporter, translated as MDLYETIGTMLAGIGMFFSGVKIVGNSLKNMTSHKFRILVSKWTGNSFLGALWGFLSGAISQSSSNTTFILISLVNSGLVKVRNALPIVAWSNVGTTLLIFLVAINMKLAILVMLGLSGIMYGFDKGSRREHVFSTVFGISLLLFGFQLLKTGSQPFAELDFINSLFSFTSNSYIYPILLGAFLRFIIHSSSTVTVLIMTISHAGLIGLEQVVLMIFGMGFGEGLIVYIMSAGMKGTSRQLSLFKVYEAYTASAIMLLLFAIESATHIPLFYSLISTIGNTIEQQTAYAFFGVKIVPVIIMTFFYGPIYKMLVRVSPPLTEENLSKLQFINEHSLRDVETALTLVESEQERIIKRFPIYLENVMKDGIKKDLTDLNVLHKSTLPLLDELDNFLKNVINMNLSHQTSERFINIQNRQNQIRSMELSLFNLADTIRLSNIQGSVNQLLENLVQSLHANISLVADAAKSRDNFDLIMVINATNDRGDLMERIRKQYLSLDSDIQAEDKPLLLYITDLFQRIIWLSNKWATLQKAAISN; from the coding sequence ATGGATTTATACGAAACTATCGGCACGATGTTAGCCGGAATTGGGATGTTTTTCAGCGGTGTGAAAATCGTAGGAAATAGCCTGAAAAACATGACAAGCCATAAATTTAGGATATTAGTATCCAAATGGACAGGCAATAGTTTCTTAGGTGCATTATGGGGATTTTTATCAGGGGCGATTTCCCAAAGTAGCTCCAATACTACATTCATACTCATTAGCTTGGTAAACAGCGGATTAGTAAAAGTGCGAAATGCCTTGCCGATTGTAGCCTGGTCTAACGTTGGTACAACTTTGCTGATTTTCCTTGTTGCTATCAACATGAAGCTTGCTATTTTAGTCATGCTCGGTTTGAGCGGTATCATGTACGGTTTCGATAAGGGAAGCCGCAGAGAGCATGTTTTCAGCACCGTATTCGGAATTAGTCTTTTGCTCTTTGGGTTTCAGCTACTCAAGACAGGCTCCCAACCCTTCGCGGAATTAGATTTCATCAATTCACTCTTCTCCTTTACATCAAATTCCTATATTTATCCGATATTACTCGGGGCATTTCTTCGTTTCATTATTCATTCCTCATCTACCGTAACGGTATTAATTATGACTATCAGCCATGCCGGATTGATTGGATTGGAGCAAGTCGTACTCATGATTTTCGGAATGGGATTTGGCGAAGGATTGATTGTATATATTATGTCTGCGGGAATGAAGGGCACTTCGCGGCAACTCTCATTATTCAAGGTTTACGAAGCCTATACAGCTTCTGCGATAATGCTTCTGCTGTTTGCAATCGAATCTGCGACACATATTCCATTGTTTTATAGTCTGATTTCCACAATAGGAAATACAATCGAACAACAAACTGCATATGCCTTTTTTGGAGTTAAAATTGTCCCCGTCATTATTATGACATTCTTTTATGGTCCCATCTACAAAATGCTCGTCAGAGTTAGCCCGCCGTTGACTGAAGAAAATTTATCTAAATTGCAATTTATCAACGAACATTCTCTGCGCGATGTGGAAACCGCTCTGACACTCGTGGAAAGCGAACAAGAAAGAATTATTAAGCGATTTCCGATTTATTTGGAAAATGTGATGAAAGATGGAATTAAAAAAGATTTGACTGATTTGAATGTGCTTCATAAATCAACTCTACCACTATTGGACGAACTTGACAATTTCCTCAAAAATGTAATTAATATGAATCTTTCGCATCAAACTTCGGAACGATTTATCAATATTCAAAATCGCCAAAACCAAATCCGCTCAATGGAATTAAGTTTGTTCAACCTTGCCGACACAATCAGACTTTCCAATATTCAGGGAAGCGTTAATCAATTGCTCGAAAATCTTGTTCAATCACTTCACGCAAATATTTCGCTCGTAGCCGATGCTGCCAAATCACGCGATAATTTCGATTTGATAATGGTAATCAACGCAACTAATGACCGAGGCGATTTGATGGAACGCATCCGCAAGCAATATCTCAGTTTGGATTCAGATATTCAAGCGGAAGATAAACCTCTGCTACTCTACATCACCGACCTTTTTCAACGAATTATTTGGCTATCCAACAAATGGGCTACACTTCAGAAAGCCGCAATTAGCAATTAG
- a CDS encoding PepSY-associated TM helix domain-containing protein, translating to MRWRKLNNLLHRDIGYFFVGMTLIYAISGIAINHRSDWNPSFNLRIENTKVEIPSHHVDIFKDDILNVLSKFDQENHYKSFFFEDTTKVLVFFGFHNMEIDIRTGDARIEWLTKKPLLWEMNFLHYNPGIVWTLFSDLYCLGLILLAITGMFILQGKKGITGRGKWFVSVGIILPIILLLMYI from the coding sequence ATGCGTTGGAGAAAACTGAATAATCTTTTGCATCGGGATATTGGGTATTTTTTTGTTGGTATGACATTGATTTATGCAATTTCCGGAATTGCTATCAATCATCGCAGCGATTGGAATCCGAGTTTTAATCTCAGAATCGAAAACACAAAAGTTGAAATCCCATCTCACCACGTAGATATTTTCAAAGACGACATTTTGAATGTGCTTTCAAAATTTGACCAAGAAAATCATTATAAAAGTTTCTTTTTTGAGGACACGACTAAAGTGCTCGTTTTTTTCGGATTTCACAATATGGAAATTGACATCCGAACAGGCGACGCAAGAATTGAATGGCTGACGAAAAAGCCACTTTTGTGGGAAATGAATTTTTTGCATTATAATCCCGGAATTGTTTGGACTTTATTTTCAGACTTGTACTGTTTGGGATTGATTTTATTGGCAATAACCGGAATGTTCATTTTACAGGGAAAAAAAGGTATCACAGGTCGTGGGAAATGGTTTGTTTCTGTTGGGATTATTCTTCCAATAATTTTATTATTAATGTATATTTGA
- a CDS encoding DegT/DnrJ/EryC1/StrS family aminotransferase, whose amino-acid sequence MVKFLDLKKQYLSIKGEIDHAISSVINDTAFVGGKYVKQFEESFAEYLKINHCIGVANGTDALEIAIEALDLPKGSEIIVPANSFIASSEAVTRSGCKVRFCDVGDDYNIDLADLEKQINPNTSAIMAVHLYGNPCDMDGLIQIANKHKLKLIEDCAQAHGATYKGIKVGNFGDIATFSFYPGKNLGAYGDGGAIVMKNFDYAQKCRMIANHGSAVKYHHDFEGRNSRLDGINAAILYFKLYHLDKWNAIRNAAAEYYIERLGGIEGITLPKNTDGKYHVWHLFVIRSLQNKQLADFLNKKEIQTGYHYPVAFTAIEGL is encoded by the coding sequence ATGGTAAAATTCTTAGACTTAAAAAAGCAATATTTGTCTATCAAAGGCGAAATAGACCACGCAATCTCATCGGTAATTAACGATACTGCCTTCGTAGGCGGTAAATACGTCAAGCAATTTGAAGAATCCTTCGCAGAATATCTCAAAATCAATCACTGCATCGGTGTCGCTAACGGAACTGACGCTCTCGAAATCGCTATCGAAGCGCTCGATTTGCCCAAAGGCAGCGAAATTATCGTTCCGGCAAATTCTTTCATAGCTTCATCGGAAGCTGTCACGCGTTCGGGCTGCAAAGTGCGGTTTTGCGACGTTGGCGATGACTACAACATTGACCTTGCAGACTTAGAAAAGCAAATCAATCCAAACACTTCGGCAATAATGGCAGTCCACCTGTATGGAAATCCCTGCGATATGGATGGATTGATTCAAATCGCCAATAAGCACAAATTGAAATTAATCGAAGATTGTGCCCAAGCTCACGGCGCCACTTATAAAGGCATCAAGGTCGGCAATTTCGGTGATATTGCTACATTCAGCTTCTATCCGGGCAAAAACTTGGGTGCTTACGGCGACGGCGGAGCTATTGTGATGAAGAATTTCGATTATGCACAAAAATGCAGAATGATAGCCAATCACGGAAGTGCTGTAAAATATCATCACGATTTTGAAGGTCGTAACTCGAGACTTGACGGTATTAATGCGGCAATTTTGTATTTCAAGCTGTATCATCTCGATAAATGGAACGCCATCCGTAACGCCGCAGCTGAATATTATATCGAGCGCCTTGGCGGCATTGAGGGAATCACTTTGCCCAAAAACACCGACGGCAAATATCATGTTTGGCATTTATTCGTTATCCGTAGCCTACAAAACAAGCAATTAGCAGACTTCTTAAACAAAAAAGAAATTCAAACAGGCTATCACTATCCCGTCGCTTTTACCGCGATTGAAGGCTTATAG
- a CDS encoding alanine racemase encodes MIELPFIAIDKNKMIKNLEMMHRKAVSSGCKFVPHLKTHHSAALLPYYYELGITEFTVSSIQMAEYFVANGVRNITIAFLLDVSKIENLNQMASKAEISIFVDSVESVQILAEKMLNPIGIYIEIDNGYKRSGVDSDDIELIFEIIRTIKNSNHLNFIGFAVHDGLTYTAKNTDEIRAIHEKSLKKITELKKSIQIEFGINSVISMGDSPSMSLIDNFEGIDEMRPGVFIFNDLQQYFLGVCKIEEIAAYLISKVISKYPQRGEILVHAGAIHLSKDFAKDSSGQVIYGIPARVNSKFEIEKIYAQSYIRQLSQEHGILVAEKELFDSLEIRDTIAILPAHICLTCAAASEFYCDSQILSKMR; translated from the coding sequence ATGATTGAGCTACCTTTCATAGCGATTGACAAAAATAAAATGATTAAGAATTTGGAAATGATGCACCGCAAAGCAGTTTCGAGCGGTTGCAAATTCGTTCCACACCTCAAAACGCATCATTCTGCAGCACTTTTGCCATATTATTACGAGCTTGGAATAACGGAGTTTACTGTATCATCTATTCAGATGGCTGAATATTTTGTTGCAAATGGAGTACGCAACATAACGATTGCATTTCTTTTAGATGTGAGCAAAATTGAAAATCTCAATCAAATGGCATCAAAAGCTGAAATCAGCATTTTTGTAGATAGCGTAGAATCTGTTCAAATATTGGCAGAAAAGATGCTCAATCCAATTGGAATATATATCGAAATTGACAATGGTTACAAAAGGTCGGGAGTTGATTCGGATGATATTGAATTAATTTTTGAAATTATCAGAACTATCAAAAATTCTAATCATTTAAATTTTATTGGATTTGCCGTTCATGACGGATTGACATATACCGCAAAAAATACGGATGAAATCAGGGCAATTCATGAGAAATCGCTCAAAAAAATTACAGAGTTGAAAAAGTCAATTCAAATAGAATTTGGCATTAATTCTGTGATTTCAATGGGAGATTCGCCTTCGATGTCGCTGATTGATAATTTCGAGGGAATTGATGAGATGCGTCCCGGTGTATTTATTTTCAATGATTTGCAGCAGTATTTTTTGGGAGTTTGCAAGATTGAGGAAATCGCTGCATATTTGATTTCTAAAGTAATATCAAAATATCCGCAACGTGGCGAAATATTGGTTCACGCCGGTGCAATACATCTATCAAAAGATTTTGCAAAGGATTCTTCAGGACAGGTTATTTATGGAATCCCGGCAAGAGTTAACTCAAAATTTGAAATTGAAAAAATTTATGCGCAGTCTTATATCAGGCAACTCTCACAAGAACATGGAATATTAGTAGCCGAAAAAGAGTTGTTTGATTCACTCGAAATAAGGGACACGATAGCAATACTTCCGGCACATATTTGCTTGACTTGTGCAGCAGCATCGGAGTTTTATTGCGATTCGCAGATATTGAGTAAAATGCGCTGA
- a CDS encoding energy transducer TonB, whose product MLRKATYEQEKAVQIKLPWDENTAKGFGIALAITLVFLLIAPSLYYQNPGYRNIQINSVPLTLLNFGDGDGTGLSKGNLTAEGMQRKGGEASSILQDAESPSITRYDKNVDIKDPMMANPVAVSELSSDAKTKGTDKGEGRLDIGVRDGSTDGSGLGSRGSGKGKGLGFGDIEWGGGGNRIVLQKPLPKFPAGVNTNAELKFRFTVLPDGSVGRIIPLQKADPRLEAAAMDALRQWRFNRLNSDVIMEGIIPLTFILR is encoded by the coding sequence ATGCTGAGAAAGGCAACATACGAACAAGAAAAAGCTGTTCAGATTAAATTACCTTGGGATGAAAATACTGCCAAGGGATTTGGTATTGCCCTCGCGATAACATTAGTGTTTCTGTTGATTGCTCCGAGCCTGTATTATCAAAATCCGGGTTATCGAAATATTCAGATTAATTCCGTTCCGCTCACGCTATTAAATTTTGGCGATGGCGACGGCACAGGTTTGAGCAAAGGCAATTTAACTGCTGAGGGTATGCAACGCAAAGGTGGCGAAGCGTCTTCGATTTTGCAAGATGCCGAATCGCCTTCTATAACGCGTTATGATAAAAATGTTGATATTAAAGACCCAATGATGGCTAACCCTGTTGCGGTTTCCGAATTAAGTTCCGATGCTAAGACCAAAGGTACGGACAAAGGCGAAGGCAGACTTGATATTGGCGTCAGAGATGGCTCTACAGACGGCTCAGGATTGGGTTCGAGAGGTTCCGGCAAAGGTAAAGGCTTGGGCTTTGGCGATATTGAATGGGGCGGCGGCGGCAATAGAATTGTGCTACAGAAGCCCTTGCCGAAATTCCCTGCAGGTGTAAATACTAACGCTGAATTGAAATTCCGATTTACAGTTTTGCCTGATGGTTCGGTCGGACGTATTATTCCCTTGCAAAAAGCTGACCCGAGACTTGAAGCTGCGGCTATGGATGCTTTGAGGCAATGGAGATTTAACCGTCTGAATAGTGATGTTATTATGGAAGGCATTATTCCTTTAACTTTTATATTGCGATGA
- a CDS encoding SPOR domain-containing protein, whose product MAKLQKDILSEEERLSGFDVGEPDDDTFALGNSDYIEDIEEIFDIPKEPEQISDIDTGADYKVLKNVVEQSDKPEVSVAESPEDVSVPTPPKEAVLVMDDDFKDFVKDLLDKDKVQTVKPSLPVDDTPIVDNYDHDKELSGAEKIYLDEIAPDDKDTDTDDSNASAAAVPLIVEMPQSDEAKEDAKKDDEEDEKKRKVFPILLIAGIVAALLLISLSVIYFVYLPLSDQQSEIATDTAKTIQESPPAQVEKEAEPVAVITIDSVEQFVEPEPETMAEVMVEKKLDVPPSKPQAAPVKPVQQPKAKTTTEAPKVQTDKVIADKTHAAKTEIPKAKEAPKKHEDLVSIIPERKTETKQPFVRDNVKEEFTVQIYASPSKEDANRWLEKLRAKSVNDAFISEQMIRDVKWYRVRFGTYDTREEARAAALRYGFAQTWIDRVK is encoded by the coding sequence ATGGCGAAATTGCAAAAAGACATATTGAGCGAAGAGGAAAGATTGAGCGGATTCGACGTTGGCGAACCCGACGACGATACTTTTGCTCTTGGAAATTCTGACTATATCGAGGATATTGAAGAGATTTTTGACATTCCGAAAGAGCCCGAGCAAATTTCTGACATTGATACTGGAGCTGATTACAAAGTTCTGAAAAATGTCGTTGAGCAATCAGACAAGCCCGAAGTTTCGGTAGCGGAATCGCCTGAAGATGTATCGGTTCCAACTCCACCCAAAGAAGCTGTCTTAGTGATGGACGATGATTTCAAGGATTTTGTTAAAGATTTATTAGATAAAGATAAAGTTCAGACTGTTAAGCCAAGCTTACCAGTTGATGATACTCCTATCGTAGATAATTATGACCATGACAAAGAATTATCCGGTGCAGAAAAAATTTATCTCGACGAAATAGCCCCCGACGACAAAGATACCGATACAGACGATTCCAATGCTTCAGCAGCAGCAGTGCCACTGATAGTGGAAATGCCCCAATCTGACGAAGCTAAAGAGGATGCTAAAAAAGATGATGAAGAAGATGAAAAAAAGCGAAAAGTATTCCCGATTTTATTGATTGCAGGAATTGTAGCTGCTTTATTACTGATTTCTCTTTCTGTTATTTATTTTGTGTATTTGCCATTATCTGATCAGCAAAGTGAAATTGCTACTGATACGGCAAAGACAATTCAAGAATCACCACCTGCTCAAGTCGAAAAAGAGGCAGAACCGGTAGCAGTAATTACAATAGATAGCGTTGAACAATTTGTAGAGCCCGAACCTGAAACTATGGCTGAAGTTATGGTTGAGAAAAAACTTGATGTGCCACCGAGCAAACCCCAAGCGGCACCCGTTAAGCCTGTTCAGCAACCAAAAGCGAAGACTACCACTGAGGCACCAAAGGTTCAAACAGATAAAGTAATTGCAGACAAAACACATGCTGCAAAGACTGAAATACCAAAAGCAAAAGAAGCACCTAAGAAGCACGAAGACCTAGTTTCGATAATTCCTGAAAGAAAAACTGAAACTAAACAGCCCTTTGTACGTGATAACGTTAAGGAAGAGTTTACTGTGCAAATATATGCTTCACCATCGAAGGAAGATGCAAATAGATGGTTGGAGAAATTGAGAGCCAAAAGCGTTAATGATGCTTTTATCAGCGAACAAATGATTCGTGATGTAAAGTGGTACAGAGTAAGATTCGGGACATATGACACGAGGGAAGAAGCGAGAGCAGCAGCATTGAGATACGGATTTGCACAAACATGGATTGATAGAGTAAAATAA
- a CDS encoding tetratricopeptide repeat protein, with the protein MITRILLFFVAFSTFANATVLEMPISYGTQLTDKSEAYFERGLMHLSEYKILDKIKNFPDDPSGDKAELLRAELDLVAGNLSMADSRLAEFAKTRTNSPFVPFALIQRGFIAFKAKKFEKAELHFTSAKISSLEAFSTRNDSDYYYNAHISNYLLALSLSQQGKHLDAIPVLFDGVANLSQGQYTDDSYFLLGRIHEINRNYDSALVYYRIIENKYPGTPVMLVSLVRTANSNIALRKPTTALVALERAETLHRKLQSEEIGFSDKQNYFVEDLPEQISFLKGESYNLAKNYAEAEREFNYLLEKYPNSEFRYDALNSLGWALMNLERYDDAISKFDLVINSDSELSQRAVPVASLYRAVSLKRAGKNEQARREFSALGMQPAYPFLGLVLLEVGQMQYEAGEFDQAMKTLERAARETQDARTSVRISLILGATYIEMKLWERAAGEFKKAELLAENATEINMPNKKYYLALTKLNQGITLVKSRRATEAIPYLQAYIAENKDGARTDEALFWLGEAYFRTDLLRNSIEAYDNLLNRYPMTIRKEEAMYGLGWSHFRLRDFNNSSRVFDNMIREFPKSKYAVEVLTRQGDGYYLDKSFGKAADSYRRAARMSPGTEEGQYASYQLAHALYRNNSWEQSITSLLDFVRLYGRSSYAPNSLYLIGWIRFQQKKYTEAIDNFHFLITAYAQSTLVPRAYYAIGDAYYNMGEFEKSIENYKIVIESYPGNQLAPEAIRSVQYSLMALGRESEAIEIANKYVATNPESPFAPVFQKKIGEMFYQGGKFRDAISEYERFVAKNPNNENVPEVLYMMAKSYSSLNETDQAERMFSKIIREHPQSQYAPMSLMEGGLLQIELANIQKADSLLRHLQITYPENEYAGQAGFERAVIKYRIGDTTSSLAIFEEVATRYKDNDWGDQSRYRIAMHYRTLGQYDSARHHFQFIADIDDNPKISSESRYRIGELWMRDKNYIKAIESFLIVKDKFEGYEDWYSQSLLNLGECYENLEQFDSAREIYRVLEIIRPDDDYGKTAKSRLNRIKNK; encoded by the coding sequence ATGATAACACGAATACTGTTGTTTTTTGTGGCATTTAGTACATTTGCAAATGCGACTGTATTGGAGATGCCAATATCTTATGGAACGCAACTGACCGACAAGAGCGAAGCATACTTCGAGCGTGGTTTGATGCACCTTAGCGAATATAAGATACTTGATAAAATCAAGAATTTCCCCGATGACCCATCGGGTGACAAGGCAGAATTGCTCCGCGCCGAACTCGATTTGGTAGCCGGAAACCTTTCTATGGCAGATTCGCGTTTGGCAGAATTTGCCAAAACACGAACAAATTCGCCCTTTGTGCCTTTTGCTCTCATTCAACGCGGGTTTATCGCTTTTAAAGCTAAAAAATTCGAGAAGGCAGAGTTGCATTTTACCTCAGCCAAAATATCTTCACTCGAAGCTTTCAGCACTCGTAACGATAGCGACTATTACTATAACGCGCACATTTCCAATTATCTTTTGGCGTTGTCTCTGTCCCAGCAAGGAAAGCACCTCGATGCCATCCCTGTGCTTTTTGATGGAGTCGCAAATTTATCCCAAGGGCAATATACCGATGATTCGTATTTCCTTTTGGGCAGAATTCACGAAATTAATAGGAACTACGATTCGGCATTGGTTTACTACCGGATAATCGAAAATAAATATCCGGGAACGCCCGTTATGCTTGTCTCGCTCGTCCGAACCGCAAATAGTAATATTGCACTTCGCAAACCGACAACGGCTTTGGTAGCTTTGGAGAGAGCGGAAACTCTGCATAGAAAGTTACAAAGCGAAGAAATCGGTTTTTCAGACAAACAAAATTATTTTGTAGAAGATTTGCCGGAACAAATTTCATTTCTAAAAGGAGAATCATACAATCTTGCAAAAAATTACGCCGAAGCGGAAAGAGAATTCAACTATTTGCTCGAAAAATATCCGAATTCCGAATTTAGATACGATGCCTTGAACAGCCTCGGCTGGGCATTGATGAATTTGGAACGATACGACGATGCAATATCAAAATTTGATTTGGTTATCAATTCTGATTCCGAACTTTCGCAAAGGGCAGTTCCCGTTGCATCGCTTTATAGAGCCGTTTCGCTTAAGCGTGCAGGGAAAAATGAGCAAGCGCGGAGAGAATTTTCAGCTCTCGGAATGCAACCTGCATACCCATTTTTAGGGCTTGTGCTCTTGGAAGTTGGGCAAATGCAATACGAAGCAGGTGAATTTGACCAAGCTATGAAAACACTCGAACGTGCAGCCCGCGAAACCCAAGATGCACGTACTTCCGTTAGAATAAGTTTGATTTTGGGTGCTACATATATCGAGATGAAATTATGGGAACGCGCCGCAGGTGAATTCAAAAAGGCTGAACTCTTAGCGGAAAATGCAACAGAGATAAATATGCCTAATAAGAAATATTATCTCGCACTGACAAAATTGAATCAAGGCATAACATTAGTGAAATCTCGCCGCGCTACAGAAGCAATTCCGTATTTGCAGGCTTATATTGCCGAGAACAAAGACGGTGCCCGAACAGATGAAGCTCTCTTTTGGCTTGGCGAAGCTTATTTCCGCACAGATTTGCTTAGAAATTCAATCGAAGCTTACGACAATTTGTTGAACAGATACCCAATGACAATCCGAAAAGAAGAAGCAATGTATGGTCTGGGATGGTCACACTTCAGGTTACGGGACTTCAACAATTCTTCGAGGGTTTTCGATAATATGATTAGAGAATTTCCAAAGTCAAAATACGCCGTAGAAGTACTAACAAGGCAAGGCGATGGCTATTATTTGGACAAAAGTTTCGGCAAAGCGGCTGATTCGTACAGACGAGCAGCCAGAATGTCACCGGGAACGGAAGAAGGACAATACGCATCGTACCAACTCGCTCACGCTCTTTACCGAAATAATAGTTGGGAGCAATCCATCACTTCTCTATTAGATTTTGTTCGGCTTTACGGACGCTCTTCGTATGCACCAAATTCGCTATATCTAATCGGTTGGATTCGCTTCCAACAAAAAAAATATACGGAAGCAATTGATAATTTCCATTTCCTAATTACCGCATATGCCCAAAGCACTTTGGTCCCGAGAGCATATTATGCAATCGGCGATGCTTATTATAATATGGGTGAATTTGAAAAATCAATAGAAAATTATAAAATAGTGATTGAATCATATCCGGGCAATCAGCTTGCTCCTGAAGCAATCAGGAGTGTGCAATATAGTTTGATGGCATTGGGACGCGAATCCGAAGCTATCGAAATTGCCAACAAATATGTCGCGACAAATCCCGAATCGCCATTTGCTCCCGTTTTCCAAAAGAAAATTGGTGAAATGTTTTACCAAGGCGGGAAATTCAGAGATGCAATCTCGGAATATGAACGATTTGTAGCAAAAAATCCGAATAACGAGAATGTGCCTGAAGTGCTCTATATGATGGCAAAAAGCTACAGCAGCTTGAACGAAACCGACCAAGCAGAGCGAATGTTCAGCAAAATAATTCGCGAACACCCACAGAGTCAGTACGCTCCAATGTCATTAATGGAAGGCGGTTTGTTGCAAATCGAGTTAGCGAATATCCAAAAAGCGGATTCGCTTCTTCGCCATTTGCAAATTACTTACCCTGAGAATGAATACGCAGGACAAGCAGGATTTGAACGAGCAGTTATAAAATACAGAATTGGTGATACGACATCCTCACTCGCAATTTTTGAGGAAGTCGCCACAAGATACAAGGATAATGATTGGGGCGACCAATCAAGATATCGTATAGCTATGCACTACCGCACACTGGGACAATATGATTCGGCAAGACATCATTTCCAATTCATTGCCGATATTGACGACAATCCCAAAATTTCGTCCGAATCTCGGTACAGAATTGGTGAATTATGGATGCGTGATAAGAACTACATTAAAGCTATTGAATCATTTTTGATAGTAAAGGACAAATTTGAGGGGTATGAAGACTGGTATTCGCAATCATTGCTCAATCTGGGCGAATGTTACGAAAATCTCGAACAATTCGATTCCGCACGCGAAATTTACCGTGTGTTGGAAATAATCAGACCGGACGATGATTATGGTAAGACTGCTAAAAGCAGACTAAATAGAATAAAAAATAAATAA